A stretch of the Mus caroli unplaced genomic scaffold, CAROLI_EIJ_v1.1 scaffold_19892_1, whole genome shotgun sequence genome encodes the following:
- the LOC110287975 gene encoding H-2 class I histocompatibility antigen, Q10 alpha chain-like isoform X2 yields MKNFESQPLLLLFMVTLVIAKHSNGSHTLRFVSTFFSWPRHLDPQFILLIYVDETLIMGFNSISESQRMESRVPWLNELNAEFWEFATQGALKEKNLMAEIMNKLLHIYNDSMAGYHIIQETYGCQVKQRMYFSHAFMELVLDTHDYITLNEDLQTWRAVGKAAEILKEVFEKVNLVKSSRSFLLGACVEGLLHYLNFGKKYLLRTDPPEPTIPFMPMIIALVLGALLMGAVMTFLIWKRRTRG; encoded by the exons ATGAAGAACTTTGAATCCCAGCCTCTCCTCTTGCTGTTCATGGTCACCTTGGTCATTGCAAAGCATTCAAATG GTTCACACACTCTGAGATTTGTGTCCACCTTCTTCTCATGGCCTCGGCATCTGGATCCGCAGTTTATCCTTCTCATCTATGTGGATGAAACACTGATCATGGGATTCAACAGTATATCAGAGAGTCAGAGGATGGAGAGTCGGGTACCATGGTTGAATGAGCTAAATGCAGAGTTTTGGGAGTTTGCAACACAGGGTgccctgaaagaaaaaaacttgaTGGCAGAAATTATGAACAAATTGCTTCACATCTACAATGATAGCATGGCTG GATATCACATAATCCAGGAAACGTATGGCTGCCAAGTCAAGCAGAGAATGTACTTCAGTCACGCCTTCATGGAATTAGTATTAGATACACATGATTACATCACACTGAATGAGGATCTGCAAACATGGAGAGCGGTTGGCAAGGCAGCTGAGATACTTAAGGAAGTGTTTGAGAAAGTAAATCTTGTAAAGTCATCGAGGTCTTTCCTGctgggtgcatgtgtggaggggCTCCTTCACTACCTGAACTTTGGGAAGAAGTATTTGCTGAGAACAG ATCCTCCTGAACCCACCATCCCCTTCATGCCTATGATTATTGCTCTGGTTCTTGGGGCTCTGCTTATGGGAGCAGTGATGACTTTTCTTATATGGAAGAGAAGGACTAGAG GTTAA
- the LOC110287975 gene encoding class I histocompatibility antigen, Gogo-A*0501 alpha chain-like isoform X1 yields MKNFESQPLLLLFMVTLVIAKHSNGSHTLRFVSTFFSWPRHLDPQFILLIYVDETLIMGFNSISESQRMESRVPWLNELNAEFWEFATQGALKEKNLMAEIMNKLLHIYNDSMAGYHIIQETYGCQVKQRMYFSHAFMELVLDTHDYITLNEDLQTWRAVGKAAEILKEVFEKVNLVKSSRSFLLGACVEGLLHYLNFGKKYLLRTDTPKIHMTYKIRPDRKITLRCWAFNFYPSEITLTWQRDGSNQTQDMEVVETRPSGDGTFQKWAAVVVSSGEEHRYTCHVNHEGLSEPVTLRWDPPEPTIPFMPMIIALVLGALLMGAVMTFLIWKRRTRGKKGSWS; encoded by the exons ATGAAGAACTTTGAATCCCAGCCTCTCCTCTTGCTGTTCATGGTCACCTTGGTCATTGCAAAGCATTCAAATG GTTCACACACTCTGAGATTTGTGTCCACCTTCTTCTCATGGCCTCGGCATCTGGATCCGCAGTTTATCCTTCTCATCTATGTGGATGAAACACTGATCATGGGATTCAACAGTATATCAGAGAGTCAGAGGATGGAGAGTCGGGTACCATGGTTGAATGAGCTAAATGCAGAGTTTTGGGAGTTTGCAACACAGGGTgccctgaaagaaaaaaacttgaTGGCAGAAATTATGAACAAATTGCTTCACATCTACAATGATAGCATGGCTG GATATCACATAATCCAGGAAACGTATGGCTGCCAAGTCAAGCAGAGAATGTACTTCAGTCACGCCTTCATGGAATTAGTATTAGATACACATGATTACATCACACTGAATGAGGATCTGCAAACATGGAGAGCGGTTGGCAAGGCAGCTGAGATACTTAAGGAAGTGTTTGAGAAAGTAAATCTTGTAAAGTCATCGAGGTCTTTCCTGctgggtgcatgtgtggaggggCTCCTTCACTACCTGAACTTTGGGAAGAAGTATTTGCTGAGAACAG ACACCCCTAAAATACACATGACCTATAAGATCAGACCAGATAGGAAAATCACCCTGAGGTGCTGGGCCTTCAACTTCTACCCATCTGAAATCACCCTAACCTGGCAGAGGGATGGAAGCAACCAGACCCAGGACATGGAGGTGGTAGAGACCAGGCCTTCTGGTGATGGAACTTTTCAGAAATGGGCAGCTGTGGTGGTCTCTTCTGGAGAAGAGCATAGATACACATGCCATGTAAATCATGAGGGTCTATCTGAGCCTGTCACCCTGAGATGGG ATCCTCCTGAACCCACCATCCCCTTCATGCCTATGATTATTGCTCTGGTTCTTGGGGCTCTGCTTATGGGAGCAGTGATGACTTTTCTTATATGGAAGAGAAGGACTAGAGGTAAGAAAGGGTCATGGTCTTAA